From Scleropages formosus chromosome 9, fSclFor1.1, whole genome shotgun sequence, one genomic window encodes:
- the LOC108932648 gene encoding E3 ubiquitin/ISG15 ligase TRIM25-like isoform X2 yields the protein MAQAGDLLSQEHLSCSICLDLLKDPVTINCGHSYCMDCIKGCWDQEDHVGVYSCPQCTQTFTSRPVLGRNTMLAEVVEKLKKTGLQTAPPEHFYAGPGDVVCDVCPGRKNKAVKSCLVCLVSYCKTHLKIHNELNPGNKHKLTDAIEQLQDEICSHHHKLLEVYCRTDQQCICYQCVMDEHRGHDTVSAAAGRTEKQNQLGATQSEFQQNIQQREKKVQELREAVDSLTRSAQAAVEDTDSIFTQMICSLEKRRSELKDVIRAQEKAALSQAEGLLEQLEQEIAELRRRHSELEQLSHTEDHIHFLQSFQSLCVPPGPVHLPTISVDPHCSFGGVKKALSELKVQLEEACKNKFKEILQTVKDIHIVETSNPSPLKKVLQTPETRTRKEFLNCESVEKTRIETNSH from the exons ATGGCACAAGCTGGAGATCTTCTTTCTCAGGAACATTTAAGTTGTTCAATCTGTCTGGATCTACTGAAGGATCCAGTGACAATAAATtgtggacacagttactgtatggACTGTATTAAGGGCTGCTGGGATCAGGAGGATCATGTTGGTGTCTACAGTTGTCCTCAGTGCACACAGACCTTCACCTCAAGACCTGTTCTGGGCAGAAACACCATGCTGGCTGAAGTGgtggagaaactgaagaagaCAGGACTCCAGACTGCTCCTCCTGAACATTTTTATGCTGGACCTGGAGAtgttgtgtgtgatgtgtgtccTGGGAGAAAGAACAAAGCTGTCAAATCCTGTCTGGTGTGTCTGGTGTCTTATTGCAAAACACACCTTAAAATTCATAATGAACTCAACCCTGGAAATAAACATAAACTGACTGATGCTATAGAACAACTACAGGATGAGATTTGCTCCCACCATCACAAACTCCTGGAGGTCTACTGTCGTACTGATCAGCAGTGTATCTGTTATCAGTGTGTGATGGATGAGCACAGAGGGCATGATACAGtctcagctgctgcaggaaggaCTGAGAAACAG AATCAGCTGGGTGCAACACAGAGTGAATTCCAACAGAACAtccagcagagagagaagaaggtgCAGGAGCTGAGAGAGGCTGTGGACTCACTCACA CGCTCTGcacaggcagcagtggaggaCACTGACAGCATCTTCACCCAGATGATCTGCTCCCTTGAGAAAAGGCGCTCTGAGCTCAAAGATGTGATCAGAGCTCAGGAAAAGGCTGCACTGAGTCAGGCTGAAGGTCTTCTGGAGCAACTGGAGCAGGAGATTGCTGAGCTGAGGAGGAGACACTCTGAGCTGGAGCAGctttcacacacagaggatCACATCCATTTCCTACAG agtttccagtctctctgtgtccctcctgGACCTGTACACTTACCCACCATCAGTGTGGACCCACACTGCTCTTTTGGAGGTGTGAAGAAAGCACTTTCTGAACTCAAAGTCCAACTAGAGGAAGCCTGTAAGAATAAATTCAAAGAAATCCTCCAAACAG TGAAAGACATTCATATTGTGGAGACCTCAAATCCCAGTCCAT TGAAAAAAGTGCTACAGACTCCAGAAACCCGGACGAGAAAAGAGTTTTTAAACTGTGAGTCTGTTGAAAAAACTCGGATAGAGACAAACTcacactga
- the LOC108932648 gene encoding tripartite motif-containing protein 16-like isoform X1 — MAQAGDLLSQEHLSCSICLDLLKDPVTINCGHSYCMDCIKGCWDQEDHVGVYSCPQCTQTFTSRPVLGRNTMLAEVVEKLKKTGLQTAPPEHFYAGPGDVVCDVCPGRKNKAVKSCLVCLVSYCKTHLKIHNELNPGNKHKLTDAIEQLQDEICSHHHKLLEVYCRTDQQCICYQCVMDEHRGHDTVSAAAGRTEKQNQLGATQSEFQQNIQQREKKVQELREAVDSLTRSAQAAVEDTDSIFTQMICSLEKRRSELKDVIRAQEKAALSQAEGLLEQLEQEIAELRRRHSELEQLSHTEDHIHFLQSFQSLCVPPGPVHLPTISVDPHCSFGGVKKALSELKVQLEEACKNKFKEILQTVKDIHIVETSNPSPLKKVLQTPETRTRKEFLNYACQLTLDTNTVNKNLCLSERNTVVTWKKQLQSYPEHPERFECWYQVLCRDGLSGCCYWEVQWSGDDGVYIAVSYKGIRRKGWSNACGLGYNDKSWSLDCSPSSFNLWHNNKKTPVSGPSSSTIGVYLDHRAGTLSFYSVSKDTVTLLHRVQTMFTEPLYPGFWVSLSSQVKLCSLK, encoded by the exons ATGGCACAAGCTGGAGATCTTCTTTCTCAGGAACATTTAAGTTGTTCAATCTGTCTGGATCTACTGAAGGATCCAGTGACAATAAATtgtggacacagttactgtatggACTGTATTAAGGGCTGCTGGGATCAGGAGGATCATGTTGGTGTCTACAGTTGTCCTCAGTGCACACAGACCTTCACCTCAAGACCTGTTCTGGGCAGAAACACCATGCTGGCTGAAGTGgtggagaaactgaagaagaCAGGACTCCAGACTGCTCCTCCTGAACATTTTTATGCTGGACCTGGAGAtgttgtgtgtgatgtgtgtccTGGGAGAAAGAACAAAGCTGTCAAATCCTGTCTGGTGTGTCTGGTGTCTTATTGCAAAACACACCTTAAAATTCATAATGAACTCAACCCTGGAAATAAACATAAACTGACTGATGCTATAGAACAACTACAGGATGAGATTTGCTCCCACCATCACAAACTCCTGGAGGTCTACTGTCGTACTGATCAGCAGTGTATCTGTTATCAGTGTGTGATGGATGAGCACAGAGGGCATGATACAGtctcagctgctgcaggaaggaCTGAGAAACAG AATCAGCTGGGTGCAACACAGAGTGAATTCCAACAGAACAtccagcagagagagaagaaggtgCAGGAGCTGAGAGAGGCTGTGGACTCACTCACA CGCTCTGcacaggcagcagtggaggaCACTGACAGCATCTTCACCCAGATGATCTGCTCCCTTGAGAAAAGGCGCTCTGAGCTCAAAGATGTGATCAGAGCTCAGGAAAAGGCTGCACTGAGTCAGGCTGAAGGTCTTCTGGAGCAACTGGAGCAGGAGATTGCTGAGCTGAGGAGGAGACACTCTGAGCTGGAGCAGctttcacacacagaggatCACATCCATTTCCTACAG agtttccagtctctctgtgtccctcctgGACCTGTACACTTACCCACCATCAGTGTGGACCCACACTGCTCTTTTGGAGGTGTGAAGAAAGCACTTTCTGAACTCAAAGTCCAACTAGAGGAAGCCTGTAAGAATAAATTCAAAGAAATCCTCCAAACAG TGAAAGACATTCATATTGTGGAGACCTCAAATCCCAGTCCAT TGAAAAAAGTGCTACAGACTCCAGAAACCCGGACGAGAAAAGAGTTTTTAAACT ATGCCTGTCAGCTCACACTGGACACAAATACAGTGAATAAAAACCTCTGTCTGTCTGAGAGGAACACAGTGGTGACCTGGAAGAAGCAGCTCCAGTCATATCCTGAACATCCAGAGAGATTTGAGTGTTGGTACCAAGTTCTATGTAGAGATGGTCTGTCTGGATGttgttactgggaggttcaaTGGAGTGGCGATGATGGGGTTTACATAGCAGTGTCATATAAGGGGATCAGGAGGAAAGGATGGAGTAATGCATGTGGCCTTGGATACAATGACAAGTCCTGGAGTTTGGActgctctccctccagcttCAATTTATGGCACAACAATAAGAAGACTCCAGTATCTGGTCCCAGTTCCTCTACAATAGGAGTTTACCTGGATCACAGGGCAGGAACTTTGTCCTTCTACAGTGTCTCTAAGGACACAGtgaccctcctccacagagTCCAAACCATGTTCACTGAACCCCTCTATCCTGGATTTTGGGTTAGTTTGTCATCTCAAGTTAAGCTGTGTTCTCTGAAATAA